The Pelagicoccus enzymogenes region TCCGCAAGCGCTCGACGACCGCACCAACAACCACTGGTCCGGCAGCTACCTGGCAAGCCAGCAGCACTATCCGCAAATGGAGCAACTCCATCCCTTCATCGATCGCAACAACGACAAGAGCGAGTTCCTGAGTTGGATGGAAGCAGAGAAACCCGACGCCTTGATTTGCGGAGGCGGACGGCGCTATTCCGATTGCCTGGAGGCGGCAGGTTATCGAATTCCCGAACAACTCAGCATCGCTTGCCTTCATGCGGACAGCTACGACGAGAACCTTGCCGGCATCATGCAAAACGGAGAGATAGTGGGCACCGCATCCGTAGACCATCTCGTCGCCATCATTCATCGTTTCAAAGTGGGACTGGAAACGCACCCGAAAGTCGTGACGGTAAGCGGCAAGTGGAAGGACGGCACTACCTTTAAAAGCTCATAGGGGATCGTCTCCTAAGGGGCGACCGGAGCTCCCCATGCGTCGCTATTCGAGCAAGCAGGAGCGGACTACCCGTTCCGGATGAACCTTAAAAAAGGGTTATCACCATTTTGCGGGGAGACGCTCTCGAACGTAGGGCTGTCGCTCGTCATGGATCTTGAGCGAAGCCGAAAGGCGCCACGCCGCAATGAAGGATGTTCTAGGATAGGGATCTGCGGCACGTCGCGAGTGTTTAGCGGCCCTACAGGTAAAGCAGCAAATCCACTGCTTATGGTGATGAACCCCAAAAAAGCCCCCACCTCGCGAAAGATGGGGGCTGTGGCTAAAAGCGGCGGCTAGAACTTAAACGTGTTCGTCAGCTGATAGGTAATTGGATCGTTGATACCGAAAACGGCGCTACCGTCTGGATTGAGGCGAATCACGCGGAGATCGTCGCCCTGGCGGAAGAGGTTGTTCACGTTGAGCTGGATTCTCCAATCCACCCGATCGTTGAAGATCTTCTTTCGGTAGTTCGCCATAACCCCGCCGGTCACGTGGGAGTCGCCGCGCAAGGCGTTGTCTGGGTCCGCGATCATGGTTGGCGTATTTACGCCGCCTAAGGTTGTGTCCACCTGCTTCAATTCGTTGCCGAGGACCTTACCGCTTTCCCAGCGGAGGTTCGTGCCCAGCGAAACGCCCTTGAAGCGCCCGTCGTGGAAGCGGTAGTTCGCCGTCAAACGGGCGTTGTATTTGGAAATCCCTACATTCGAGACACCCTCGGCCTCCAGGTCTTCGAGCAACTCGTTACCCATCGAATCGAGGAAAATTTGACTCAGCAAGGTATCGTCGCTCGGGATCGAATCGCCATCTTCGTAAACCGTGGCGTCAGTGTCGCCGTTTCGATGAAGCCCCTCCTGGAAAAACTGTTGCCAGTAGGGAGTACGGTATCGGATGTACTCGAGCACCTCCGATTGGCGATTCGCCACGGCGTTTTCGAGCTTGCTGAAGCTCGCCATGAAGCGCCAGTTCTTGGTCGGGTTGAAGGTCACCGAGGTTTCCCATCCTTCCGATACGGAATCTTGCGTGGCCGCAACATCGTTGGGAGCGTCGTACTCGCCAAAGTAGTCATACTGCCGCTCTCCGTCCGCATCGAAAACCGGTCCCCCATCCTCGCCGACTTGAGCCGTCTGGGAACCGCCTGCAAGCACAGGACCGTCGCCATCCCAGCCGACAACTGCCTGCCACTCGTCGATGCGTCCCGATTCGCTAAGGGCATCGAACAGGCGATCCTCGAAACCGGGCAAACGATTTCTGGCAATGGAGGTGGGTACGCTCTGACCCGCTTGGCGGGTTTCGTAGGCGGTGAAGCGAAGGTCCAGCTTGTTTTCCATCAGCATCAAACCGAGACCGTACTCCTCGACCTTTCCGCTCTGTGGGGAAATCGGGCGAAAGAAATTGTCGGTCCGCGGAGTGGTCAGGTCGAAATTCTCCGATTCGTTGGCGAACACTCGTAACCAGTTGGTCGCGTGGAATACGATGCCCTTGGTCATGGTCGGTTCGGTGATCGAAACCGTAGGATCGCCCGGATGCTCGAAGTGCTCGCGCTGGCTTCCGTCCGTCACGCCGTTGTCCCGGTCCCAAAGCCATCCGTAGGTATCCACGGAGTCCTCTCTCCAACCCAGCGTGGCAACGATGCGATCTTGCCACAAGTAACTCTGAAGCGACGCGCCATAGCCTTGAGCTTCGATGGTCGTGCGCTCCGGGCTGTTGTCCTGAATGTAGTCTACAATGCGAAGATCGTTCGGGGCAAATTGCCAAGTGCCGAAGGAGCTTTCGATATTGTCATAGTACCAGTAAGGAGCCGCTTTGCCGCGATAGGGGTTCGTGCTCGCGGGGAATCCTGTCAGACGCAGGGAAGTATCGCCGGGTTGCACTGGATCGCCGACATAGAAAGTTGGATACATGTGCTTCGACGAATCGAAGCCACCTCTCCCCAGGACCCCGGGCGTTTGTTCGCCCAGCAATCCGTAGCGATAGGAGTTGGTATTCTCCGTGTTCTCGGAGAAGAAACCGGTGATTCGGTGTTTGCCCAACCAAGCGAGTCGATCGGAAATGTCGACGAAGTCCAAGTCGTAGTTGGCCTGCACCAACAGGCTCTCCGCGTCCTCGTACTCGTTGCGGGCGAAGGAACGCCCTACGATCATGGGACGAAGGAAGTTCTTGTTCACGCGGCCGTCCGGCAAGGTTGTATTGATGTCGATAGCGATGCTGTTCTGCTGAGCAATCGGACCGAAGATCTGCTCCTGCGAGTAGTCTTCTTTCTGATACGTCGCGGAAACGTAGAACTTGTCGGTAATCCGCTGCTCGAGATTGAAGTGCACC contains the following coding sequences:
- a CDS encoding TonB-dependent receptor plug domain-containing protein, with translation MTINSKQTSKLLGVSLLASLAPVASFAQDASEEEIFELSPFTVDASKDEGYRAGSTISGSRLNTELKDVAASVTVLTNAFMDDLGSTDLATALSMVAGTETDITTDDTSPSLSQGYLGGDFGDRNTRENSVRVRGLGRASTSANFIEVRGSVDRYNIERAEFLRGPNSILFGLAQPAGLMNYTTKRAHLGRDLNEVQFNLDNFGTARGVFDFSRVIKEDVLAIRAVFKNSKTQYRVKTAYQDDDRIFLTTTYKPFESTTITAFYEEQESDGRRPNYRLPTDYVSGWLELWNQAHADGWSEEQIANNFYWDPYNTRVSNGEAPRSPDIELISRLTGEPFNPELRDDIDGRDKALTAYYDSADWWNPMDGFYTRHGTVTASGSQPTNSSAERARMEMHRSADPYEDDRGYADPQAIDEGIFPWKEYEISALPGNLRENTNEKVHFNLEQRITDKFYVSATYQKEDYSQEQIFGPIAQQNSIAIDINTTLPDGRVNKNFLRPMIVGRSFARNEYEDAESLLVQANYDLDFVDISDRLAWLGKHRITGFFSENTENTNSYRYGLLGEQTPGVLGRGGFDSSKHMYPTFYVGDPVQPGDTSLRLTGFPASTNPYRGKAAPYWYYDNIESSFGTWQFAPNDLRIVDYIQDNSPERTTIEAQGYGASLQSYLWQDRIVATLGWREDSVDTYGWLWDRDNGVTDGSQREHFEHPGDPTVSITEPTMTKGIVFHATNWLRVFANESENFDLTTPRTDNFFRPISPQSGKVEEYGLGLMLMENKLDLRFTAYETRQAGQSVPTSIARNRLPGFEDRLFDALSESGRIDEWQAVVGWDGDGPVLAGGSQTAQVGEDGGPVFDADGERQYDYFGEYDAPNDVAATQDSVSEGWETSVTFNPTKNWRFMASFSKLENAVANRQSEVLEYIRYRTPYWQQFFQEGLHRNGDTDATVYEDGDSIPSDDTLLSQIFLDSMGNELLEDLEAEGVSNVGISKYNARLTANYRFHDGRFKGVSLGTNLRWESGKVLGNELKQVDTTLGGVNTPTMIADPDNALRGDSHVTGGVMANYRKKIFNDRVDWRIQLNVNNLFRQGDDLRVIRLNPDGSAVFGINDPITYQLTNTFKF